A single region of the Podospora pseudopauciseta strain CBS 411.78 chromosome 1, whole genome shotgun sequence genome encodes:
- a CDS encoding hypothetical protein (COG:O; MEROPS:MER0015094; EggNog:ENOG503NVQ0) — translation MTRLTLSHLLLPFLGGTTAGYTTLSDDTLRHISSPLSASSPSELDPFDGSLLSPILIPRVPGTPGHAAVQAHFINYIKSNLSPEWTIEWHNSTSKTPATGEKLVPFQNLIIRRDPPGMTREREGEMERLTLAAHYDSLYRPEGFIGAVDSAVPCAVLLWVLKELDGAMGKRWGEWEDDGLERGKGVQVVLFDGEEAWVQWSGEDSLYGSRALAEYWQNERYEDGSSRLDTISLFVLLDLLGAADPTVPSFFGKTHWAYQNMAKVEERLRGLKLLESEPKAGRFLHDSERSNWNFAGYVEDDHVPFLRRGVEDILHIIPTPFPRVWHTMDDDVKNLDVATVKDWAKIVAGFVGEWMDLEGHFEGVVPGTEDEKESPAFTVLVRSSLVWLGAGCLGLLLLP, via the exons ATGACACGCCTCACGCTATCCCATCTCTTGTTGCCCTTTCTCGGGGGCACAACGGCAGGATATACCACACTCTCGGACGACACACTCCGGCATatatcctcccccctttcgGCGTCATCGCCGTCGGAACTGGACCCCTTCGATGgctccctcctctcaccAATCTTGATCCCCCGCGTCCCGGGAACGCCAGGACACGCAGCTGTTCAGGCGcattttattaattatatcaAGTCTAACCTGTCGCCGGAGTGGACAATAGAATGGCATAACTCGACGTCAAAAACGCCGGCAACGGGGGAGAAGCTGGTGCCGTTTCAGAATTTGATCATCAGGAGAGATCCGCCCGGGATGacgagggaaagggaaggggagatggagaggttgacgCTGGCGGCGCACTATGATAGTTTGTATCGGCCGGAGGGGTTTATAGGGGCGGTGGACAGTGCGGTGCCTTGtgcggtgttgttgtgggtgttgaaggagctggatggggcgatggggaagaggtggggggagtgggaggatgatgggttggagagggggaagggggtgcaGGTTGTGCtttttgatggggaggaggcttgGGTGCAGTGGAGTGGGGAGGATAGTCTTTATGGGAGCAG GGCTTTGGCGGAGTATTGGCAGAATGAAAGGTATGAGGATGGGAGTTCGAGGCTTGATACGATTAgtttgtttgtgttgttggatTTGTTGGGGGCGGCGGATCCGACGGTGCCGAGTTTCTTTGGGAAGACTCATTGGGCGTATCAGAACATGGCCAAGGTGGAAGAGAGGTTGAGAGGGTTGAAGTTGTTGGAATCGGAGCCAAAGGCGGGAAGGTTTCTTCATGACTCCGAGAGATCGAACTGGAACTTTGCCGGATATGTCGAGGATGACCATGTGCCgttcttgaggaggggggtggaggatatcTTGCACATTATCCCAACGCCGTTTCCTAGGGTATGGCACACCATGGATGATGACGTCAAGAACTTGGATGTGGCCACGGTGAAGGATTGGGCAAAGATTGTGGCTGGATTTGTGGGAGAGTGGATGGATTTGGAGGGACACTTTGAGGGTGTGGTGCCGGGAACGGAAGATGAGAAGG AGAGCCCTGCATTCACGGTGTTGGTGCGGTCGTCGCTGGTCTGGCTTGGGGCTGGTTGCTTGGGACTGTTGCTCCTGCCGTGA
- a CDS encoding hypothetical protein (COG:I; EggNog:ENOG503NWCJ), translated as MVLDSSRRAAAECVSEEALIHLKYYKYSAVDKSPISNYVLKHWWNAFVEVLPLWVAPNMVTLLGFFCILINVALLVIYMPDLVGPGPTWLYFSFAFGLFMYQTFDNVDGKQARRTGTSSGLGELFDHGIDSLNCTLASLLETAAMGLGTSKSGVFTALVPCLPMFFSTWETYHTHTLYLGVINGPTEGLLLACMFMILSGIYGPAVWTEPLVDLAEGRVYLLSNLGLTKDTIGDLSIRDIWVGLIIFSLLATHIPFCVLNVVKARRARGQPVAPVFLEWTPMAIFTFSIGAWVYSPYSYIRTDNHLVLFCIIMSFVFGRMTTKMILAHLTKQPFPYWTVMLWPLVGGAVMANLPRIGLPAVSAEYEHMYLVSYLGFAAIVYFRWAYLVTTSICNFLGINCLTIPYEKQMENKRKAAGIINGLAPKKD; from the exons ATGGTACTAGACAGCAGCA GAAGGGCCGCTGCCGAGTGTGTTTCCGAAGAAGCACTCATCCACCTAAAATACTACAAATATTCCGCCGTCGACAAGTCCCCCATATCGAACTATGTCCTCAAGCACTGG TGGAATGCGTTTGTGGAGGTTCTGCCATTATGGGTCGCCCCAAACATGGTGACCCTTCTAGGCTTCTTTTGCATCTTGATTAATGTCGCCCTTTTGGTCATATATATGCCGGATCTCGTGGGACCT GGCCCAACATGGTTATACTTCAGCTTTGCGTTCGGTCTCTTCATGTACCAGACTTTCGACAACGTGGACGGCAAACAAGCGAGACGTACCGGTACATCCAGCGGACTGGGAGAGCTCTTCGACCACGGCATCGACAGCTTGAACTGCACCTTGGCCAGCTTGTTGGAAACCGCCGCAATGGGTCTCGGGACCTCCAAGTCTGGTGTCTTCACCGCTCTCGTACCTTGCCTGCCCATGTTCTTCTCGACATGGGAGACCTACCACACGCACACCCTCTATCTCGGAGTCATCAACGGACCGACTGAAGGACTCCTGCTTGCCTGCATGTTCATGATCCTGTCTGGGATTTATGGACCGGCTGTTTGGACCGAACCACTGGTTGATCTCGCCGAGGGTCGCGTCTACCTACTTAGTAACCTAGGTTTGACAAAGGACACTATTGGCGACCTGTCGATCCGGGACATCTGGGTGGGTCTGATCATCTTCTCGCTGCTGGCCACCCACATTCCGTTTTGCGTTTTGAACGTCGTCAAGGCTCGGAGAGCTCGCGGCCAGCCCGTGGCTCCCGTCTTCCTCGAATGGACCCCCATGGCCATCTTCACCTTTAGCATCGGCGCCTGGGTCTACAGCCCATACTCGTACATCCGCACCGACAACCACCTCGTTCTTTTCTGCATCATCATGAGCTTCGTGTTTGGCCGCATGACGACCAAAATGATTCTTGCACACCTTACCAAGCAGCCATTCCCCTACTGGACCGTCATGCTGTGGCCGCTTGTTGGTGGCGCCGTCATGGCCAACCTTCCTCGCATCGGACTTCCGGCCGTCTCAGCGGAGTATGAACACATGTACCTGGTGTCTTACTTGGGCTTTGCGGCAATTGTCTACTTCCGCTGGGCTTATCTCGTCACGACGAGCATTTGCAACTTTTTGGGCATCAACTGCTTGACCATTCCTTACGAAAAGCAGATGGAGAACAAAAGAAAGGCAGCCGGTATCATCAACGGGCTTGCGCCAAAGAAGGATTAA
- a CDS encoding hypothetical protein (COG:I; EggNog:ENOG50KOG2101): MASENEHRAQAQYEPAQAAILDSNKSESLANMSVATNGQAPPRRNPLFDDDDDDDGDEVASTTSSSNHDTVSPTVTSPPYWHSTSHPPNHPASNGLRPLSTASIESVLPPGAITLQDNESDLPSSHFPSTSPTTPQDRNRSCWARSVTITDYITINTSSTNIGAFTVWNISVETLEGPRINIRKRYSEFDDLRKKLIMTFPGFEAAVPELPPKSLVKRFKTGFLEKRRGGLQYFLNCILLNPEFSGAPVVREFLFS; encoded by the coding sequence ATGGCATCCGAGAACGAGCACCGCGCCCAGGCGCAATATGAGCCGGCGCAAGCAGCAATACTCGACAGCAATAAATCCGAATCGCTAGCAAACATGTCTGTGGCAACCAACGGCCAAGCACCTCCCCGACGTAACCCCCTattcgacgacgacgacgacgacgacggcgacgaagtagcctccacaacctcctcctccaaccacgACACCGTCTCCCCGACTGTAACCTCCCCTCCATACTGGCACTCAacatcccaccccccaaaccaccctGCCTCGAACGGTCTCCGCCCTTTATCCACCGCCTCCATCGAATCCGTCCTCCCACCCGGGGCGATAACCCTCCAAGACAACGAATccgacctcccctcctcccacttcccATCCACATCCCCAACCACGCCTCAAGACCGCAATCGCTCCTGCTGGGCGAGATCGGTGACAATAACGGATTACATCACGATCAACACTTCCTCGACCAACATCGGGGCTTTCACAGTCTGGAATATTTCGGTAGAGACGCTAGAAGGGCCGAGGATAAATATTAGGAAGCGATACAGCGAGTTTGATGATTTGAGAAAAAAGTTGATCATGACGTTTCCTGGGTTTGAGGCTGCGGTGCCGGAGTTGCCGCCAAAGAGTTTGGTCAAGAGGTTTAAGACTGGGTttttggagaagaggaggggggggctgCAGTATTTTTTGAATTGTATACTGTTGAATCCTGAGTTTAGTGgggcgccggtggtgagggagttttTGTTTAGTTGA
- a CDS encoding hypothetical protein (EggNog:ENOG503P19N; COG:L), with the protein MACVQQLRPQQGYKPCLSAPRALPILDRTLPRAVVGDIAYCWEPSHHLKTKQIWKPPRKKLSSEPSFSRFSSSSPVRSTPGSKMSATTAAAVSCVECQRRKQKCNKQFPCNHCLKRGVSHLCRFVSKGVGSKSSKEDTVLNDNQLRTSKKRSSDSPDYGNAFDGDADFDNQHSAAEVSDALNALGYMPHDHHLVLGNGSGPKPGKDVVEDEAEPSEELKAALESMPAKPYTDCLVDNWLNGANHHYYALYPSEFRTQYDGWWATPPNKVSPELTSLILRVCACSLHFIIDDSVKERLETELKADAVTFAQRMHNAADKLSTSIAPGKGGLIHVQQLFLTAFWYKSAEKWTEAWHALSRAIRAANEIGLHKDSLSEGMSEFDREMRRRLWGVLYMWDFALGSMLSRPLLVNHADCTFVMPTLALEMDPERPDQPSPFRHMNLHCQLCLAMAAEFAPRADGKVDEADQARRLRDVVYKWYEDLPKEYSRTNPDTQWDQEFDWVVFQRRYLHLIGYMSLFSPLKAFVTRNSGKPLTKLESELRAAGVQAGLDLMDVSWSFFENMVSAGAKFHYAIFCIFDATTVMCSAFVHDEARTLPQRETVLEAINKGLHMLEESYSESKTTAALYRILKGLIINLPLSPQEKGVIGAPKRSKRTNANQTGDSTAAGSSNNALARRILSDRISEGVAQGSNTDGTLVESQLGSNSSQLGSNGSVSVVSSSSNNIPSSEVPLRSNAPIPSANGQVFHGYQPMDNPPPSNGHDHLSHMHAPNMQPSPYYGTVDQFMPSSAGMVPSNGYLVTDSFVPNSGFVSSNDLQFSNDHHIFHSGPSDPLGYTQPAWEPAPDANPNFGLLQGAIQEVSEDAVPAVPSVLEYWDWQQLDLGNPGYWGNQQPPRM; encoded by the exons ATGGCGTGTGTCCAGCAGCTCCGGCCACAGCAGGGGTACAAGCCGTGCCTCTCCGCCCCCCGTGCTCTCCCAATCCTCGACAGGACCCTTCCCCGTGCGGTGGTCGGCGATATTGCTTATTGTTGGGAGCCTTCCCATCATCTCAAGACAAAACAGATCTGGAAACCACCCAGAAAGAAATTATCATCAGAACCATCCTTCTCCAGgttttcctcctcgtcgccagTCAGGTCAACACCAGGCAGCAAAATGAGCGCAACCACAGCTGCGGCGGTGTCGTGCGTTGAGTGCCAAAGACGAAAGCAAAAG TGCAACAAACAGTTCCCCTGCAATCATTGCCTGAAGCGAGGAGTCTCGCACCTCTGCCGCTTTGTATCCAAAGGGGTCGGTTCCAAGTCAAGCAAAGAGGATACAGTTCTCAACGACAACCAGCTAAG AACATCGAAGAAACGGAGTTCAGACAGCCCAGACTACGGTAACGCTTTTGACGGAGACGCAGACTTTGACAATCAACACTCTGCGGCTGAAGTCAGCGATGCTCTGAATGCCCTCGGCTACATGCCTCATGACCATCATCTGGTCCTTGGCAATGGAAGCGGCCCCAAA CCAGGTAAGGATGTTGTCGAGGATGAAGCTGAGCCGTCCGAAGAACTCAAGGCTGCCCTTGAGTCCATGCCTGCAAAGCCCTACACCGATTGCCTTGTCGACAATTGGCTCAACGGTGCCAACCACCACTACTA TGCCCTCTACCCGTCCGAGTTCCGAACCCAATATGATGGCTGGTGGGCAACTCCGCCGAACAAGGTCTCGCCAGAGCTTACCAGCTTGATTCTGCGTGTTTGTGCATGCTCGCTGCATTTCATCATCGATGATAGTGTCAAAGAAAGGCTCGAAACCGAACTGAAGGCCGACGCCGTGACATTCGCCCAACGCATGCACAACGCGGCCGACAAGCTCAGCACAAGCATAGCGCCAGGAAAGGGTGGTCTGATTCACGTCCAGCAGCTCTTTTTGACAGCGTTCTGGTACAAGTCGGCAGAGAAGTGGACTGAAGCATGGCACGCCCTGAGCAGAGCGATTCGTGCTGCCAACGAGATTG GCTTGCACAAGGACTCTTTGTCTGAAGGTATGTCCGAGTTTGACCGTGAGATGAGAAGGCGTCTTTGGGGCGTCCTCTACATGTGGGATTT TGCCCTTGGCTCCATGCTCTCACGCCCCCTCCTTGTCAACCATGCCGATTGCACTTTCGTAATGCCAACTCTGGCCCTCGAAATGGATCCCGAGCGGCCCGACCAGCCGTCGCCCTTCCGTCATATGAATTTGCATTGCCAGCTGTGTCTTGCCATGGCAGCCGAGTTTGCTCCTCGCGCCGATGGAAAAGTGGATGAGGCCGACCAGGCCAGAAGACTGCGCGATGTCGTCTATAAGTGGTATGAGGATCTTCCCAAAGAGTACTCCCGCACGAATCCCGACACTCAGTGGGATCAGGAGTTTGATTGGGTTGTCTTCCAGCGCCGGTATCTCCATCTGATAGGATACATGTCTCTCTTCAGCCCATTGAAGGCATTTGTCACCCGAAATTCTGGTAAGCCTCTGACGAAGCTTGAATCCGAGCTGCGCGCGGCTGGTGTCCAAGCTGGCCTCGATCTGATGGATGTGTCGTGGAGCTTCTTTGAGAACATGGTTTCAGCTGGTGCAAAGTTCCACTATGCCATCTTTTGCATCTTTGATGCCACGACGGTCATGTGCTCTGCTTTTGTCCACGATGAGGCCCGCACTCTGCCACAGCGCGAGACGGTGCTCGAGGCTATCAACAAGGGTCTCCACATGCTCGAGGAGTCATACTCCGAGTCCAAGACAACGGCAGCCCTGTATCGTATTCTCAAgggcctcatcatcaacctgcCGCTTAGCCCTCAAGAAAAGGGAGTAATCGGAGCTCCGAAACGCAGCAAGCGCACAAATGCCAACCAGACAGGCGACAGTACAGCTGCCGGCTCATCGAACAATGCGTTGGCTAGAAGAATTCTTTCTGATCGTATCTCCGAGGGCGTAGCTCAAGGATCGAATACCGATGGGACACTGGTCGAATCTCAGCTCGGCTCAAATAGCTCTCAACTCGGTTCGAATGGCTCGGTATCGGTggtgtcgtcgtcatcgaaCAACATTCCTTCATCCGAGGTTCCGTTGCGCTCAAACGCCCCCATCCCGTCTGCGAATGGACAGGTTTTCCATGGCTATCAGCCAATGGATAACCCACCACCTTCCAACGGCCATGATCACTTGAGCCATATGCATGCACCAAACATGCAGCCCTCGCCATACTATGGCACAGTCGACCAATTCATGCCCTCAAGCGCAGGCATGGTCCCTTCGAATGGATATCTGGTGACCGACAGCTTCGTACCCAACAGCGGCTTTGTGTCATCGAATGACCTCCAGTTCAGCAATGACCATCATATCTTCCACTCCGGGCCGTCTGACCCCCTTGGCTACACCCAGCCCGCGTGGGAACCGGCCCCTGATGCCAATCCAAACTTCGGTCTGCTCCAAGGAGCGATCCAGGAGGTATCGGAGGATGCGGTGCCTGCTGTGCCCAGTGTGTTGGAGTATTGGGACTGGCAGCAACTTGATCTTGGAAACCCTGGGTATTGGGGGAACCAACAGCCGCCACGGATGTGA
- a CDS encoding hypothetical protein (COG:O; EggNog:ENOG503NWUX): protein MRFTQSFAPALLLLAGVAQATSWGFDDGSVSVVAKRAGDAGSKERFTSKTLVTKPLSLGSTDTLKISLTAKDNGQGKRPHQAFVILKEKETGLEAPFPLTVKESGKAVASITHKDLPVQFLHSDGPLEASIILGSFGSSKALNAPVFDVKLQKDPNVPLPPYEKPVRYGKKEEIHHIFRADPTSPPKVISIFFALVVLATVPVLFISWIFLGANLNHLSKAIGAAPVSHATFFGSILAMEGVFFLYYTTWNLFQALPVIGAVAVVTMLSGTKALGEVQSRRLAGER from the exons ATGAGGTTCACACAATCATTTGCGCCAGCGCTTCTGCTCCTGGCTGGCGTCGCGCAGGCTACATCTTGGGGGTTCGATGATGGCAGCGTCTCAGTTGTCGCAAAGCGGGCTGGCGATGCTGGCAGCAAGGAGAG GTTCACCTCGAAGACACTCGTTACGAAGCCCCTCTCGCTCGGCAGCACCGATACACTAAAGATCAGCTTGACGGCAAAGGACAATGGTCAGGGGAAGCGCCCGCATCAAGCGTTTGTTATTCTCAAAGAGAAGGAGACTGGGCTTGAGGCTCCCTTCCCCCTGACGGTCAAGGAAAGTGGAAAGGCGGTCGCTTCAATT ACTCACAAGGACCTTCCCGTCCAATTCCTGCACAGCGACGGACCCCTCGAGGCCTCGATTATCCTCGGCTCCTTCGGTTCCTCCAAGGCTCTTAATGCCCCCGTGTTCGATGTCAAGCTACAGAAGGACCCCAAtgtccccctcccaccctaCGAGAAGCCCGTCCGCTAtggcaagaaggaggagatccaCCACATCTTCCGCGCTGATCCCACGAGCCCGCCAAAGGTGATTTCTATCTTCTTTGCGCTGGTTGTGCTTGCTACGGTTCCGGTTCTGTTCATCAGC TGGATCTTCCTCGGCGCAAACCTCAACCACCTTTCCAAGGCCATTGGTGCCGCCCCAGTCTCACACGCCACCTTTTTTGGCTCTATCCTCGCCATGGAGGGTGTCTTCTTCCTCTACTATACCACGTGGAACCTCTTCCAGGCCCTGCCTGTCATTGgcgctgttgctgtggtCACAATGCTGAGCGGTACCAAGGCACTGGGTGAGGTGCAGAGCAGGAGACTTGCCGGAGAGCGTTAA
- a CDS encoding hypothetical protein (EggNog:ENOG503NWDM; COG:E), whose protein sequence is MTTPTASMLTAIQNCTLFDDVFQEDPTTIDLEAHCAALTGKEAGLFVLSGTMGNQLALRSLLTQPPHGLVCDYRSHIVKYEAGGVSALTGATVKTIVPKNGIYLSLEDIKANVYLDDDVHTCPTRLISLENTLNGMIMPLQEVQRISAFAKENGLKMHCDGARLWEAAASGAGSLKEFASCFDTVTLCFSKGLGAPIGSILVGDKKVIKHSRWVRKSIGGGLRQSGVVTAAARVAVDETFGKGPNGEVGLLRDTHILAQQVAKIWTDLGGQLIHPVHTNMVWLDLEDAHCPDARVDELGKEAGLKLMGGRLVIHYQIYQNREFVVPRLESIFKTIMGEKNGTSKGLKGQEGERSMYRTSQ, encoded by the exons ATGACAACACCCACAGCCTCCATGCTTACTGCTATTCAGAACTGCACACTGTTTGATGATGTCTTCCAGGAGGACCCAACTACGATCGATCTGGAAGCTCACTGTGCTGCCTTGACTGGCAAAGAGGCTGGTCTTTTTGTCCTGTCCGGGACCATGGGTAACCAGCTAGCTTTGAGATCTCTTTTGACTCAGCCGCCCCATGGTTTGGTGTGTGACTACCGTTCCCATATTGTCAAGTATGAGGCTGGAGG CGTCTCCGCCCTGACAGGTGCCACAGTCAAGACAATCGTACCAAAAAATGGCATCTATCTGTCACTGGAAGACATCAAGGCCAATGTCTACCTAGATGACGACGTACACACCTGCCCAACTCGTCTCATCAGCCTAGAGAATACTCTCAACGGCATGATCATGCCACTCCAGGAAGTCCAACGCATCTCGGCTTTCGCAAAAGAAAATGGGCTCAAAATGCACTGTGATGGAGCACGACTATGGGAGGCTGCGGCTTCCGGCGCAGGAAGCCTGAAGGAATTTGCTTCATGTTTTGACACTGTTACACTGTGTTTCTCCAAAGGCCTCGGCGCCCCTATCGGCAGCATCCTCGTCGGAGACAAGAAGGTTATCAAGCATTCCCGCTGGGTAAGGAAATCAATTGGCGGCGGGCTTCGACAGTCTGGAGTCGTCACGGCAGCGGCCCGGGTTGCCGTTGACGAGACGTTTGGCAAAGGACCAAATGGTGAAGTGGGCTTGCTGCGGGATACGCATATTTTGGCACAGCAGGTTGCCAAAATCTGGACTGATCTCGGCGGTCAGCTTATCCATCCGGTACATACCAACATGGTCTGGCTTGATCTTGAAGATGCCCACTGTCCAGACGCCCGGGTTGATGAGCTTGGAAAGGAGGCTGGCTTGAAGCTCATGGGGGGGAGACTGGTGATACACTATCAAATCTACCAGAACCGCGAGTTTGTTGTTCCTCGTCTAGAATCCATCTTCAAGACAATTATGGGAGAGAAGAATGGAACCAGCAAGGGCTTGAAGgggcaagaaggagaaaggTCCATGTATCGGACATCGCAGTAA
- a CDS encoding hypothetical protein (EggNog:ENOG503P442) yields the protein MVNFRTTVLAFAAAVTVSADYVIDPNTIPLSARKAWCNDQRSTCPTICRQTSVGQPLVNDCDPETLQYGCLCSDNKQPNMSEYTLTLPYHVCTAWGTQCVKDCGTNNLCSAACREEHPCGAQNPSRVNETKTATTSAAEETATPTDGIADGFGDGTQNNNGRPGSGAGALALGNAYGLAVVATGLFAGFTLLL from the exons ATGGTCAACTTCCGAACAACCGTCCTGGcctttgccgccgccgtcaccgTCTCCGCCGACTACGTGATCGACCCAAATACCATCCCTCTCTCTGCCAGAA AGGCCTGGTGCAACGACCAAAGGAGCACTTGCCCAACCATTTGCCGTCAAACCAGTGTTGGCCAGCCCCTCGTCAACGACTGCGATCCT GAAACCCTGCAGTACGGCTGCCTCTGCAGCGACAACAAGCAACCAAACATGTCCGAgtacaccctcaccctcccctacCACGTGTGCACAGCTTGGGGCACTCAGTGCGTGAAGGACTGCGGCACCAACAACCTGTGCTCTGCTGCTTGCCGTGAGGAACATCCTTGCGGTGCCCAGAACCCCAGCCGTGTCAACGAGACCAAGACGGCGACCACCTCGGCGGCTGAGGAGACGGCGACCCCAACTGATGGAATTGCGGACGGCTTCGGCGATGGTACCCAGAACAACAACGGCAGACCAGGAAGCGGCGCTGGTGCTCTCGCGCTTGGCAATGCCTATGGTCTCGCTGTTGTTGCCACTGGTCTGTTTGCTGGCTTCACTTTGCTTCTTTAG